A portion of the Pseudomonas sp. GR 6-02 genome contains these proteins:
- a CDS encoding MlaC/ttg2D family ABC transporter substrate-binding protein, protein MISILRRGLLILLAALPLMANAIAAQSAHDLVQDTTTRMLADLSANKEKYKQDPQDFYTALNTIVGPVVDAEGISKSIMTVKYSRKATPEQMKTFEENFKKGLFQFYGNALLEYNNQGITVEPAKDESGDRTSVGMTVKGSSGAIYPVSYTLEKINGEWKLRNVIINGINIGKLFRDQFADAMQRNGNDLDKTINGWAGEVAKAKENTEKAVEKKAQ, encoded by the coding sequence ATGATCTCTATCTTGCGACGTGGCCTGTTGATATTGCTCGCAGCCTTGCCGTTGATGGCTAACGCCATCGCGGCGCAGTCGGCGCACGATCTGGTTCAGGACACCACGACCCGGATGCTCGCCGACCTGTCGGCCAATAAAGAGAAGTACAAGCAGGATCCACAAGACTTTTATACGGCGTTGAACACCATCGTCGGTCCTGTGGTGGATGCCGAGGGCATTTCCAAAAGCATCATGACCGTCAAATACTCGCGCAAAGCAACGCCCGAGCAAATGAAGACGTTTGAAGAAAACTTCAAAAAAGGTCTGTTCCAGTTTTATGGCAACGCATTGCTCGAATACAACAACCAGGGCATTACTGTTGAGCCTGCCAAGGATGAATCGGGAGACCGTACCAGCGTTGGCATGACGGTCAAAGGCAGCAGCGGCGCGATCTATCCCGTGTCTTACACACTCGAAAAGATCAACGGCGAATGGAAGCTGCGTAACGTCATCATCAACGGCATCAATATCGGCAAGCTATTCCGCGATCAGTTCGCTGATGCGATGCAGCGCAATGGCAACGACCTGGACAAGACCATCAATGGTTGGGCCGGGGAAGTCGCCAAAGCCAAGGAAAACACCGAAAAAGCTGTCGAGAAGAAAGCCCAATGA
- the mlaD gene encoding outer membrane lipid asymmetry maintenance protein MlaD, which translates to MQNRTLEIGVGLFLLAGILALLLLALRVSGLSPSPSTDTYKLYAYFDNIAGLTVRAKVTMAGVTIGKVTAIDLDRDSFTGRVTMQLEKRVDNLPTDSTASILTAGLLGEKYIGISVGGEQALLKDGGTIHDTQSSLVLEDLIGKFLLNTVSKDAK; encoded by the coding sequence ATGCAAAACCGCACCCTGGAAATCGGTGTCGGCCTTTTCTTGCTGGCTGGCATCCTGGCTTTGCTGTTGCTTGCGTTGCGGGTCAGTGGCCTGTCCCCGAGCCCGAGCACCGATACTTATAAACTTTATGCATATTTCGATAATATCGCCGGTTTGACTGTCAGAGCTAAAGTGACCATGGCCGGTGTGACCATTGGCAAGGTCACTGCGATCGATCTGGATCGCGACAGCTTCACCGGTCGGGTGACCATGCAACTGGAAAAGCGCGTAGATAACCTGCCGACTGACTCCACTGCATCTATCCTGACCGCTGGCCTGTTGGGTGAGAAATACATCGGTATCAGTGTGGGTGGGGAACAAGCCCTGCTCAAGGATGGTGGAACCATCCACGACACGCAGTCGTCGCTGGTGCTCGAGGACCTGATCGGTAAATTTCTGCTCAATACCGTTAGCAAAGACGCCAAATGA
- the mlaE gene encoding lipid asymmetry maintenance ABC transporter permease subunit MlaE — protein sequence MRKISLIERVRRFGHAGIDVLAVFGRSALFLFHALLGRGGIGGSFGLLVKQLHSVGVMSLVIIVVSGVFIGMVLALQGFNILSSYGSEQAVGQMVALTLLRELGPVVTALLFAGRAGSALTAEIGNMKSTEQLSSLEMIGVDPLKYIIAPRLWAGFISLPVLAMIFSVVGIWGGSWVAVDWLGVYEGSYWSNMQNSVTFVDDVLNGIIKSIVFAFVVTWIAVFQGYDCEPTSEGISRATTKTVVYASLAVLGLDFILTALMFGDF from the coding sequence ATGCGCAAGATTTCATTAATAGAAAGAGTGCGCCGTTTCGGCCACGCCGGCATCGATGTGCTGGCGGTATTCGGGCGTTCGGCGCTGTTCCTGTTTCATGCCTTGCTCGGTCGCGGTGGCATCGGCGGCAGTTTTGGCCTGCTGGTCAAGCAACTGCATTCGGTTGGCGTGATGTCCCTGGTGATCATCGTGGTCTCCGGGGTGTTCATCGGTATGGTGCTGGCGCTGCAGGGCTTCAATATCCTGTCCAGCTATGGCTCGGAGCAGGCTGTCGGGCAGATGGTTGCGCTGACACTGCTGCGTGAACTGGGGCCGGTCGTCACGGCCTTGCTGTTCGCCGGGCGTGCGGGTTCGGCGCTGACCGCCGAAATCGGCAACATGAAATCCACCGAGCAACTGTCCAGTCTGGAAATGATCGGGGTTGACCCGCTCAAGTACATTATTGCTCCGCGCCTGTGGGCCGGCTTCATTTCCCTGCCGGTGCTGGCAATGATTTTCAGCGTGGTGGGTATCTGGGGCGGTTCGTGGGTGGCCGTCGACTGGCTGGGTGTCTATGAAGGCTCCTACTGGTCGAACATGCAAAACAGCGTGACGTTTGTCGACGATGTGCTGAACGGCATTATCAAAAGCATCGTTTTTGCCTTCGTCGTGACCTGGATCGCCGTATTCCAAGGCTATGACTGCGAGCCCACTTCCGAGGGGATCAGTCGTGCCACTACCAAGACCGTGGTGTACGCCTCTTTGGCGGTACTCGGCCTGGACTTTATTCTGACCGCCTTGATGTTTGGAGATTTCTGA
- a CDS encoding ATP-binding cassette domain-containing protein: protein MSADNAYAVELKGLTFKRGARSIFNNIDIRIPRGKVTGIMGPSGCGKTTLLRLMGAQLRPTSGEVWVNGQNLPTLSRSDLFDARKHMGVLFQSGALFTDLDVFENVAFPLRVHTTLPEEMIRDIVLLKLQAVGLRGAIDLMPDELSGGMKRRVALARAIALDPQILMYDEPFVGQDPIAMGVLVRLIRLLNDALGITSIVVSHDLAETASIADYIIVVGDGQVLGQGTPKELMTSQEPRIRQFMTGEPDGPVAYHFPATDYRADLLGKR, encoded by the coding sequence ATGAGTGCCGATAACGCCTACGCGGTCGAGCTGAAGGGACTGACCTTCAAGCGCGGTGCGCGCAGCATTTTCAATAACATCGATATCCGCATACCACGCGGCAAGGTCACCGGCATCATGGGGCCTTCCGGGTGTGGCAAGACCACGCTGTTGCGGTTGATGGGGGCCCAATTGCGCCCCACCAGCGGCGAAGTCTGGGTCAATGGCCAGAACCTGCCGACGTTGTCGCGCAGCGATTTGTTCGATGCGCGCAAGCACATGGGCGTGCTGTTTCAGAGCGGCGCGTTGTTTACCGATCTCGATGTATTCGAGAACGTCGCCTTTCCGCTGCGTGTTCATACCACACTGCCGGAAGAGATGATTCGCGATATTGTCCTGCTCAAATTGCAGGCCGTGGGCTTGCGTGGCGCCATTGACCTGATGCCTGACGAATTGTCCGGCGGTATGAAGCGTCGAGTCGCGCTGGCCCGGGCGATTGCCCTCGATCCGCAAATTCTCATGTACGACGAGCCTTTTGTCGGCCAGGACCCGATCGCCATGGGCGTGCTGGTGCGCCTGATCCGCCTGCTCAACGATGCGCTGGGCATCACCAGCATCGTGGTCTCCCACGATCTGGCCGAGACCGCGAGCATCGCCGACTACATCATTGTGGTGGGTGACGGGCAAGTGTTGGGGCAGGGCACACCCAAGGAATTGATGACTTCGCAGGAACCACGGATTCGCCAGTTCATGACTGGTGAACCCGACGGCCCGGTCGCATACCACTTTCCAGCGACGGATTACCGCGCAGATCTTCTGGGGAAGCGCTGA
- a CDS encoding KpsF/GutQ family sugar-phosphate isomerase encodes MSQSSDLIQSAQRTIRLELEAVQGLLPHIDADFVRACEMILASKGRVVVVGMGKSGHIGNKIAATLASTGTTAFFVHPAEASHGDMGMITRDDIILALSNSGSTNEIVTLLPLIKRLGIKLISVTGNPDSALAKAAEVNLNVHVEHEACPLNLAPTSSTTAALVMGDALAVALLEARGFTAEDFAFSHPGGALGRRLLLKVENVMHAGQELPQVQRGTLLKDALMEMTRKGLGMTVILEANGKLAGIFTDGDLRRTLDRSIDIHSATIEQVMTAHGKTARAEMLAAEALKIMEDHKINALVVVDSEDRPVGALNMHDLLRAGVM; translated from the coding sequence ATGAGCCAATCCAGCGACCTGATTCAATCTGCACAACGCACCATCCGTCTCGAACTGGAAGCCGTGCAAGGCTTGTTACCCCATATCGACGCGGATTTCGTACGCGCTTGCGAGATGATTCTGGCCAGCAAAGGCCGCGTAGTCGTGGTCGGCATGGGCAAATCGGGGCACATCGGCAACAAGATTGCCGCCACCCTGGCCAGCACCGGCACCACGGCGTTCTTCGTGCATCCAGCCGAAGCCAGCCACGGCGACATGGGTATGATCACGCGTGACGACATCATCCTGGCACTGTCGAACTCCGGTTCCACCAATGAAATCGTTACCCTGCTGCCACTGATCAAGCGCCTGGGCATCAAATTGATCAGCGTCACCGGCAATCCCGACTCGGCACTGGCCAAGGCTGCCGAGGTCAACCTCAACGTTCACGTCGAGCACGAAGCCTGCCCGCTGAACCTGGCGCCAACCTCATCGACCACCGCCGCTCTGGTGATGGGCGATGCCCTGGCGGTGGCGCTGCTGGAAGCCCGCGGTTTTACCGCTGAAGATTTCGCCTTTTCCCACCCAGGCGGCGCACTTGGTCGACGCCTGCTGTTGAAAGTGGAAAACGTCATGCACGCCGGGCAAGAGCTGCCGCAGGTTCAGCGCGGCACCCTGCTCAAGGACGCATTGATGGAAATGACCCGCAAGGGCCTGGGCATGACCGTGATTCTGGAAGCCAACGGTAAACTTGCCGGGATCTTCACCGACGGCGATCTGCGTCGCACCCTGGACCGCAGCATCGACATCCACAGCGCCACCATCGAGCAGGTGATGACCGCCCACGGCAAGACCGCACGTGCCGAGATGCTGGCTGCCGAGGCGTTGAAAATCATGGAAGACCACAAGATCAATGCACTGGTCGTTGTCGACAGCGAAGACCGCCCGGTCGGCGCCCTGAACATGCACGATTTGCTGCGCGCTGGAGTAATGTAA
- a CDS encoding KdsC family phosphatase, protein MSTDLLQRGKQIKLAVFDVDGVLTDGRLYFLEDGSEFKTFNTLDGQGIKMLMAAGVQTAIISGRKTPVVERRARNLGIPHLYQGREDKLVVLDELLAQLNLNYEQVAYLGDDLPDLPVIRRVGLGMAVANAASFVREHAHGITQARGGEGAAREFCELILRAQGRLDAANAAYL, encoded by the coding sequence ATGAGCACGGACCTGCTGCAACGCGGCAAACAGATCAAACTGGCGGTATTCGACGTCGACGGCGTGCTGACCGACGGGCGCCTGTACTTCCTCGAAGACGGCAGCGAATTCAAGACTTTCAACACCCTCGACGGCCAAGGCATCAAGATGTTGATGGCAGCCGGCGTGCAGACCGCTATCATCAGCGGACGCAAGACCCCGGTGGTCGAACGACGAGCCAGGAACCTCGGCATTCCACACCTGTACCAGGGTCGCGAAGACAAACTGGTGGTGCTCGACGAGCTCCTTGCCCAACTCAACCTGAACTATGAACAAGTGGCGTACCTCGGCGACGACCTGCCGGACCTGCCGGTGATTCGCCGCGTCGGTCTGGGCATGGCCGTGGCCAACGCCGCCAGCTTCGTGCGCGAACACGCCCACGGTATCACCCAGGCCCGTGGCGGCGAGGGTGCCGCGCGCGAATTCTGCGAATTGATCCTGCGCGCCCAGGGCCGCCTCGATGCGGCCAACGCCGCGTACCTGTGA
- the lptC gene encoding LPS export ABC transporter periplasmic protein LptC: MLSKKIRNILIFGCIAALFAAVGYWNISPERFLDKPVAHVDEAMIDYYATNAHSVQYLPDGKLQYEMTSDKVEHLKATEVTLLSNPDLNMFRGTEFPWHVQSERGEVNPDGTQVELIDSVRITRFDEKNRKTLITTTRMTVFPQQQYAQTDQPVRIDGAGGVSTGNGMKAYLKESRIHLLSNVRGQYEAR, encoded by the coding sequence ATGCTGAGCAAAAAGATTCGCAACATCCTGATATTCGGTTGCATCGCGGCGCTATTCGCTGCGGTCGGCTATTGGAACATCAGCCCGGAACGCTTCCTCGACAAGCCAGTGGCGCATGTCGATGAAGCCATGATCGACTATTACGCAACCAACGCCCACAGCGTGCAGTACCTGCCGGACGGCAAACTGCAGTATGAAATGACGTCCGACAAGGTCGAACACCTGAAGGCGACGGAAGTGACGTTGCTGTCCAACCCTGACCTGAACATGTTTCGTGGCACCGAATTCCCTTGGCACGTCCAGAGCGAACGCGGCGAAGTCAACCCGGACGGCACCCAGGTCGAGCTGATCGACTCGGTACGTATCACGCGTTTCGACGAAAAAAACCGTAAAACCCTGATTACCACCACCCGTATGACAGTGTTCCCGCAGCAGCAATATGCGCAGACCGATCAACCCGTTAGAATCGACGGCGCCGGCGGTGTATCGACAGGCAACGGAATGAAAGCGTACTTGAAAGAAAGCAGGATACACCTGCTATCGAACGTAAGAGGACAGTATGAGGCTCGTTAA
- the lptA gene encoding lipopolysaccharide transport periplasmic protein LptA — MRLVKTLPILLSLSAALGSVSAWALPTDQAQPIRIQADDAQLDDKNGVATYKGDVIITQGSMIVKGNTVTITRTPTGEIDVVTSVGNLAYFEQLQTAGDTKPVQGWGVTIQYHAAQNRVVLIDKAKVVDKDNNVTQGEKIVYDTIKKLASAGRATGSKVTETRPRIDMVIQPKKKTDEKTQ; from the coding sequence ATGAGGCTCGTTAAAACCCTCCCTATTTTGCTCAGTCTGAGCGCAGCACTGGGAAGCGTGAGCGCCTGGGCTCTGCCGACCGATCAAGCGCAGCCTATCCGCATCCAGGCCGACGACGCCCAACTGGACGACAAGAACGGTGTTGCCACCTATAAAGGTGATGTGATCATCACTCAGGGCTCGATGATCGTTAAGGGCAACACCGTGACCATCACCCGCACGCCAACAGGCGAGATCGATGTGGTGACCTCGGTGGGCAACCTCGCCTACTTCGAGCAACTGCAGACCGCTGGCGACACCAAGCCTGTTCAGGGCTGGGGCGTAACCATCCAGTACCACGCAGCGCAAAACCGCGTCGTACTGATCGACAAGGCCAAAGTTGTCGACAAGGACAACAACGTCACCCAGGGCGAAAAAATCGTCTATGACACGATCAAGAAACTCGCCAGCGCCGGTCGAGCCACGGGCAGCAAGGTCACCGAGACACGTCCGCGTATCGACATGGTGATCCAGCCGAAGAAGAAAACCGACGAGAAAACCCAGTAA
- the lptB gene encoding LPS export ABC transporter ATP-binding protein — translation MATLKAQHLAKSYKSRQVVRDVSLSIDSGQIVGLLGPNGAGKTTCFYMIVGLVQADQGRVLIDDLDVSHQPMHGRAKAGIGYLPQEASIFRKLSVTDNIMAILETRKELDKAGRRKELESLLQEFHIHHIRDSLGMSLSGGERRRVEIARALATNPKFILLDEPFAGVDPISVGDIKQIIHHLKAKGIGVLITDHNVRETLDICETAYIVNDGQLIAEGDSATILANELVKEVYLGHEFRL, via the coding sequence ATGGCAACTCTGAAAGCTCAGCATCTGGCCAAGAGCTACAAGAGCCGCCAGGTCGTGCGTGACGTCAGCCTGTCCATCGACAGCGGCCAGATCGTCGGCCTGCTTGGCCCCAACGGCGCCGGCAAAACCACCTGTTTTTACATGATCGTGGGTCTGGTACAGGCCGATCAGGGTCGCGTACTGATCGATGACCTGGACGTCAGCCACCAGCCAATGCACGGTCGCGCGAAGGCCGGTATCGGCTATCTTCCGCAAGAAGCGTCGATCTTCCGCAAGCTGTCGGTGACCGACAATATCATGGCCATCCTCGAGACCCGCAAGGAGCTCGACAAGGCCGGTCGCCGCAAAGAGCTGGAAAGCCTGCTGCAGGAATTTCACATCCACCACATTCGTGACAGCCTTGGCATGAGCCTGTCCGGTGGTGAACGCCGTCGGGTGGAAATCGCCCGGGCACTGGCCACCAACCCGAAATTCATCCTCCTCGACGAACCCTTCGCCGGCGTGGACCCGATCTCGGTGGGCGACATCAAGCAGATCATCCACCACCTCAAGGCCAAAGGCATTGGCGTGCTGATCACTGACCACAACGTCCGTGAAACCCTGGACATCTGCGAAACCGCCTACATCGTCAACGATGGCCAGCTGATCGCTGAAGGCGACTCCGCCACCATCCTGGCCAACGAACTGGTCAAGGAAGTGTATCTGGGCCATGAGTTCCGCCTGTAA
- a CDS encoding RNA polymerase factor sigma-54, producing MKPSLVLRMGQQLTMTPQLQQAIRLLQLSTLDLQQEIQEALESNPMLERQEEGDDFDNADPLADKAEQQPNTDIQEPSYQETAPTVDNLEEGDWNERIPNELPVDTAWEDVYQTSASSLPSNDDDEWDFTTRTSAGESLQSHLLWQLNLAPMSDTDRLIAVTLIDCINNQGYLDETLEEILEAFDPELDIELDEIEAVLHRIQQFEPAGIGARNLGECLLLQLRQLPAKTPWLTEAKRLVTDYIDLLGSRDYSQLMRRMKLKEDELRQVIELVQSLNPRPGSQIESTEAEYVVPDVIVRKDNERWLVELNQESVPRLRVNAQYAGFVRRADTSADNTFMRNQLQEARWFIKSLQSRNETLMKVATQIVEHQRGFLEYGDEAMKPLVLHDIAEAVGMHESTISRVTTQKFMHTPRGIYELKYFFSSHVSTSEGGECSSTAIRAIIKKLVAAENQKKPLSDSKIAGLLEAQGIQVARRTVAKYRESLGIAPSSERKRLM from the coding sequence ATGAAACCATCGCTAGTCTTGAGAATGGGCCAGCAGCTGACGATGACACCGCAGCTGCAACAGGCCATCCGCCTGCTCCAATTGTCGACCCTGGACCTGCAACAGGAAATCCAGGAGGCCCTGGAGTCCAATCCGATGCTCGAACGCCAGGAAGAAGGCGACGACTTCGATAACGCAGACCCCTTGGCCGACAAAGCCGAACAGCAACCCAACACCGACATTCAGGAACCCTCCTACCAGGAAACCGCCCCGACGGTGGATAACCTTGAGGAAGGCGACTGGAACGAGCGCATTCCCAACGAATTGCCTGTCGATACCGCCTGGGAAGACGTCTACCAGACCAGCGCCAGCAGCCTGCCGAGCAACGATGACGACGAGTGGGATTTCACCACCCGTACTTCGGCCGGTGAAAGCCTGCAAAGCCATTTGCTCTGGCAACTGAACCTGGCACCGATGTCCGACACCGATCGCCTGATCGCCGTGACCCTGATCGACTGCATCAACAATCAGGGCTATCTGGACGAAACCCTCGAGGAAATCCTCGAGGCCTTCGATCCGGAACTGGACATCGAACTGGACGAAATCGAAGCCGTCCTGCACCGCATCCAGCAATTCGAGCCCGCCGGTATCGGCGCCCGCAACCTCGGTGAATGCCTGCTGCTGCAACTGCGCCAACTGCCCGCCAAGACCCCTTGGCTGACCGAGGCCAAGCGCCTGGTCACCGATTACATCGACCTGCTCGGCAGCCGCGACTACAGCCAGCTGATGCGCCGCATGAAGCTCAAGGAAGATGAACTGCGCCAGGTGATCGAACTGGTCCAGAGCCTCAACCCGCGCCCGGGTTCGCAAATCGAGTCCACCGAAGCCGAATACGTCGTTCCCGACGTGATCGTGCGCAAGGACAACGAGCGCTGGCTGGTGGAACTGAACCAGGAGTCGGTGCCGCGCCTGCGGGTCAACGCCCAATACGCCGGCTTCGTACGCCGCGCCGATACCAGCGCTGACAACACCTTCATGCGTAATCAGTTGCAGGAGGCTCGCTGGTTCATCAAGAGCCTGCAAAGCCGCAACGAAACCCTGATGAAAGTGGCCACCCAGATCGTCGAGCATCAACGCGGCTTCCTGGAGTACGGCGACGAGGCCATGAAACCACTGGTGCTGCATGACATCGCCGAAGCGGTGGGCATGCACGAATCGACGATTTCACGGGTGACCACGCAAAAATTCATGCATACCCCACGGGGCATCTATGAACTGAAATACTTTTTTTCCAGCCACGTCAGCACCTCCGAAGGCGGTGAATGCTCGTCTACGGCGATCCGCGCGATCATCAAAAAACTGGTTGCCGCGGAAAATCAGAAAAAGCCGTTGAGTGACAGCAAGATCGCTGGTTTACTGGAGGCACAAGGCATTCAGGTGGCTCGCCGCACCGTCGCCAAGTACCGCGAATCCCTGGGAATCGCGCCTTCGAGCGAACGCAAGCGGTTGATGTAG
- the hpf gene encoding ribosome hibernation-promoting factor, HPF/YfiA family, translating to MQVNISGHQLEVTEPLRTYIGEKLERLERHFDKITNVQVTMTVEKLKQKIEATLHIPGNEVVANAEHTDMYAAIDALTDKLDKQLKKHKEKTQSLLQGATGR from the coding sequence ATGCAAGTCAACATCAGTGGACACCAACTGGAAGTGACCGAACCTCTTCGCACCTACATCGGCGAAAAACTCGAACGATTAGAGAGGCATTTCGACAAGATCACCAACGTGCAGGTCACGATGACGGTCGAGAAGCTCAAGCAGAAAATCGAAGCCACGCTGCATATTCCCGGCAATGAGGTGGTCGCTAACGCGGAACATACCGATATGTACGCAGCGATCGACGCACTGACCGACAAGCTGGATAAACAACTCAAAAAGCATAAGGAAAAGACCCAGAGCCTCCTCCAGGGCGCGACCGGTCGTTAA
- the ptsN gene encoding PTS IIA-like nitrogen regulatory protein PtsN — protein MIRLESILTPGRSLVNVPGGSKKKALEQIANLIHREVPDLAMQDVFESLVAREKLGSTGFGNGIAIPHCRLKGCGSPISALMHLDAPIDFDAIDGAPVDLLFVLLVPEAATDAHLELLRQIASMLDRKEVREKLRSAPSNEALYQVVLDEQNGH, from the coding sequence ATGATCCGACTTGAAAGCATCCTGACCCCCGGCCGTTCCCTGGTGAACGTGCCGGGCGGCAGTAAAAAGAAAGCCCTCGAGCAAATTGCCAACCTCATCCATCGCGAAGTGCCGGATCTGGCCATGCAGGATGTCTTCGAGAGTCTGGTCGCCCGTGAAAAACTCGGTTCCACCGGCTTTGGCAACGGTATCGCCATCCCCCACTGCCGTCTCAAGGGCTGCGGATCGCCCATCAGTGCCTTGATGCACCTGGATGCACCCATCGATTTCGACGCCATCGACGGTGCCCCGGTTGACCTGCTGTTTGTACTGCTGGTCCCCGAAGCCGCCACCGATGCGCACCTGGAGTTGCTGCGCCAGATCGCCAGCATGCTTGATCGCAAGGAAGTGCGTGAAAAACTGCGCAGCGCCCCGAGCAACGAAGCCTTGTATCAGGTTGTCCTGGACGAGCAAAACGGTCACTAA
- the rapZ gene encoding RNase adapter RapZ encodes MRLIIVSGRSGSGKSTALDVLEDNGYYCIDNLPAGLLPELAERALIHTELAQPLVAVSIDARNLPSHLSRFPELLEEVRSRHIQCDVLYLDADEETLLKRFSETRRRHPLSSANRSLAEAIEDETNLLGPIADLADLKVNTTNLNLYQLRDTIKLRLLNQPEPGTAFLVESFGFKRGMPVDADLVFDVRCLPNPYWKPELRAQSGLDQPVADYLAAQPDVEEMFQDISSYLLKWLPRFAASNRAYVTIAIGCTGGHHRSVYLTERLGQVLQQSLKNVQVRHRDLS; translated from the coding sequence ATGCGCCTGATCATCGTCAGCGGCCGCTCCGGCTCAGGTAAAAGCACTGCCCTCGATGTTCTCGAGGACAACGGCTACTACTGCATCGACAACCTGCCGGCCGGTCTGTTGCCGGAACTGGCCGAACGCGCACTGATTCACACCGAACTGGCACAACCTCTGGTGGCCGTGTCCATCGATGCACGCAACTTGCCGAGCCACCTGTCACGGTTTCCCGAATTGCTGGAAGAAGTCCGCAGCCGGCATATCCAGTGCGATGTGCTGTATCTGGACGCCGATGAAGAGACCCTGCTCAAACGATTTTCGGAAACCCGCCGCCGTCACCCGCTGAGCAGTGCCAATCGCTCGCTGGCGGAGGCGATAGAGGACGAAACCAATTTACTGGGGCCGATCGCCGATCTGGCCGACCTCAAGGTCAACACCACCAATCTGAACCTGTATCAGCTGCGCGATACCATCAAGCTGCGCCTGCTGAATCAGCCGGAGCCCGGTACTGCGTTTCTGGTGGAGTCTTTCGGGTTCAAGCGTGGCATGCCGGTGGACGCCGATCTGGTGTTCGACGTGCGCTGCCTGCCTAACCCTTACTGGAAACCGGAGCTGCGGGCACAGTCCGGGCTCGATCAACCGGTGGCCGACTACCTGGCGGCGCAGCCGGATGTCGAAGAGATGTTCCAGGACATTTCCTCCTACCTGCTCAAGTGGCTGCCCCGCTTTGCCGCCAGCAACCGCGCCTATGTCACCATTGCCATTGGCTGCACCGGCGGGCATCACCGCTCTGTCTACCTGACCGAACGTCTGGGCCAGGTCCTGCAACAATCCCTGAAGAACGTCCAGGTTCGCCACCGCGACCTCAGCTAA
- a CDS encoding HPr family phosphocarrier protein, which translates to MPALEIEIINKLGLHARASAKFVGVAGQFPCQIRAGRTPETMVDGKSIMAMMMLAAGKGTKIHLKTEGEQEQEAMDALVALINNFFDEGE; encoded by the coding sequence ATGCCTGCTCTGGAAATCGAAATCATCAACAAGCTGGGCCTGCATGCCCGCGCGTCTGCAAAATTCGTTGGCGTCGCCGGGCAGTTCCCTTGCCAGATCAGAGCTGGCCGTACACCGGAAACGATGGTCGATGGCAAAAGCATCATGGCCATGATGATGCTCGCGGCCGGCAAGGGCACCAAAATCCACCTGAAAACCGAAGGTGAACAAGAGCAGGAAGCTATGGATGCACTGGTGGCGCTGATCAACAACTTCTTCGACGAAGGCGAATAA